A stretch of Caenorhabditis elegans chromosome IV DNA encodes these proteins:
- the enpl-1 gene encoding Endoplasmin homolog (Confirmed by transcript evidence), whose translation MRFLLVGFVALLAVSAFIPNVYAEDEIEDAPKETKEETREEDSIKLDGLSVSQIKELRSKAEKHEFQAEVNRMMKLIINSLYRNKEIFLRELISNASDALDKIRLLSLTDPEQLRETEEMSVKIKADRENRLLHITDTGVGMTRQDLINNLGTIARSGTSEFLSKLMDTATSSDQQQDLIGQFGVGFYAAFLVADRVVVTTKNNDDDQYIWESDSASFTISKDPRGNTLKRGTQITLYLKEEAADFLEPDTLKNLVHKYSQFINFDIFLWQSKTEMVEEAVEEEPATTEDGAVEEEKEEKKTKKVEKTTWDWEKVNNVKPIWMRKPNQVEEDEYKQFYKSITKDSEEPLSHVHFSAEGEVSFRSILYVPKKSPNDMFQNYGKVIENIKLYVRRVFITDDFADMLPKYLSFIRGIVDSDDLPLNVSRENLQQHKLLKVIKKKLVRKVLDMLKKLDGAQFDDFWSEFSTNIKLGVMEDPSNRMRLAKLLRFQSSNDADKTTTLAAYVERMKEKQDAIYYMAGTSRKEVETSPFVERLIAKGYEVLFLTEAVDEYCIQAMPEYESKKFQNVAKEGVTIDDGEKAKEAHKGLEEEFKPLTDWLKETALKDLIEKAVVSQRLVKSPSALVASSYGWSGNMERIMKSQAYAKAKDPTQDFYATQKKTFEINPRHPVIKELLKRVTASEEDTTAASTAKLLFETATLRSGFSLQDQVGFADRIEAVLRQSLDVSQDAQVETEQHIEEAEPEPEAAEETTIEEEHSEL comes from the exons ATGAGATTCCTTTTGGTGGGCTTCGTCGCCCTTCTGGCTGTTTCAG CCTTCATTCCAAATGTCTACGCCGAAGATGAAATCGAAGACGCACCAAAGGAAACCAAAGAAGAAACAag agaggaAGATTCGATCAAGCTCGATGGACTATCTGTCTCCCAGATCAAGGAGCTCCGCTCAAAAGCCGAGAAACACGAATTCCAAGCCGAAGTAAACCGAATGATGAAACTTATTATCAACTCTCTCTACAGAAATAAGGAGATTTTCCTCCGTGAGCTTATTTCTAATGCTTCCGATGCTCTCGACAAAATTCGTCTTCTTTCCCTCACCGATCCAGAGCAACTCCGTGAGACTGAAGAGATGTCTGTTAAAATCAAGGCTGATCGTGAAAACCGCCTTCTTCACATTACCGACACAGGAGTTGGTATGACTCGTCAAGATTTGATCAACAATTTGGGAACTATTGCACGCTCTGGAACTTCAGAATTCTTATCCAAACTTATGGACACTGCCACTTCTTCTGACCAGCAACAAGATCTTATTGGACAATTCGGAGTCGGATTCTACGCTGCCTTCCTTGTTGCCGACCGTGTTGTCGTAACCACCAAGAACAACGATGATGATCAGTACATTTGGGAATCTGATTCAGCTAGCTTCACCATCAGCAAAGACCCACGTGGAAACACATTGAAGCGCGGAACTCAGATTACATTGTACCTCAAGGAGGAGGCAGCAGATTTCTTGGAGCCAGATACCCTCAAGAACTTGGTGCACAAGTATTCCCAATTCATCAACTTTGACATTTTCCTCTGGCAATCCAAAACTGAAATGGTGGAAGAAGCAGTTGAAGAGGAACCAGCCACCACTGAAGACGGAGCTGTTGAAGAAGAGaaggaagaaaagaaaaccaaGAAGGTTGAGAAGACCACCTGGGATTGGGAGAAGGTCAACAACGTTAAACCTATTTGGATGCGCAAACCAAATCAGGTCGAAGAAGACGAATACAAGCAATTCTACAAGAGTATCACCAAGGATTCGGAAGAGCCACTGAGTCACGTGCATTTCAGTGCTGAAGGAGAAGTTTCCTTCAGATCTATCCTCTACGTTCCAAAGAAGTCTCCAAATGACATGTTCCAG AACTACGGAAAAGTTATCGAAAACATCAAATTGTACGTTCGTCGTGTCTTCATCACTGACGATTTTGCCGATATGCTTCCAAAGTATCTTTCCTTCATTCGCGGTATCGTTGATTCAGATGATCTCCCACTCAATGTCTCCCGTGAAAACCTCCAACAGCACAAACTTCTCAAGGTTATCAAGAAGAAACTTGTCCGTAAAGTGCTCGACATGCTCAAGAAACTCGACGGAGCCCAATTCGATGACTTCTGGAGCGAGTTCTCTACCAATATCAAGTTGGGAGTTATGGAGGATCCATCCAACCGTATGCGTCTTGCTAAACTTCTCCGCTTCCAGTCTTCTAATGATGCTGACAAAACAACTACTCTTGCCGCCTATGTCGAAAGAATGAAAGAAAAGCAAGACGCCATTTACTACATGGCTGGAACTTCCAGAAAGGAAGTTGAAACTTCTCCATTCGTAGAGAGACTCATCGCTAAGGGATACGAAGTTTTGTTCCTCACCGAAGCTGTTGATGAGTACTGTATTCAAGCTATGCCAGAATATGAATCAAAGAAGTTCCAAAATGTGGCTAAG GAAGGAGTTACCATCGATGATGGAGAGAAGGCCAAGGAAGCCCACAAGGGTCTTGAAGAGGAGTTCAAGCCACTTACTGACTGGCTCAAGGAAACTGCACTCAAGGATCTGATCGAGAAAGCAGTTGTTTCTCAACGTCTTGTCAAATCACCATCTGCCCTTGTTGCCTCTTCCTACGGATGGTCTGGAAACATGGAGCGCATTATGAAGTCGCAAGCTTATGCTAAGGCAAAGGATCCAACTCAAGACTTCTATGCTACTCAGAAAAAGACATTCGAGATTAACCCACGCCATCCAGTTATCAAGGAGCTTCTCAAGAGAGTCACTGCTTCTGAAGAAGATACCACCGCTGCTTCTACTGCCAAGCTTCTCTTCGAAACTGCCACTCTTCGTTCTGGATTCTCACTTCAAGATCAAGTTGGTTTTGCTGATAGAATCGAAGCTGTCCTTCGCCAATCGCTCGATGTTTCCCAAGATGCTCAAGTTGAAACCGAACAGCATATTGAAGAGGCTGAACCAGAGCCAGAAGCCGCTGAAGAAACAACGATTGAGGAGGAGCACTCTGAGCTCTAA
- the enpl-1 gene encoding Endoplasmin homolog (Confirmed by transcript evidence), translated as MMKLIINSLYRNKEIFLRELISNASDALDKIRLLSLTDPEQLRETEEMSVKIKADRENRLLHITDTGVGMTRQDLINNLGTIARSGTSEFLSKLMDTATSSDQQQDLIGQFGVGFYAAFLVADRVVVTTKNNDDDQYIWESDSASFTISKDPRGNTLKRGTQITLYLKEEAADFLEPDTLKNLVHKYSQFINFDIFLWQSKTEMVEEAVEEEPATTEDGAVEEEKEEKKTKKVEKTTWDWEKVNNVKPIWMRKPNQVEEDEYKQFYKSITKDSEEPLSHVHFSAEGEVSFRSILYVPKKSPNDMFQNYGKVIENIKLYVRRVFITDDFADMLPKYLSFIRGIVDSDDLPLNVSRENLQQHKLLKVIKKKLVRKVLDMLKKLDGAQFDDFWSEFSTNIKLGVMEDPSNRMRLAKLLRFQSSNDADKTTTLAAYVERMKEKQDAIYYMAGTSRKEVETSPFVERLIAKGYEVLFLTEAVDEYCIQAMPEYESKKFQNVAKEGVTIDDGEKAKEAHKGLEEEFKPLTDWLKETALKDLIEKAVVSQRLVKSPSALVASSYGWSGNMERIMKSQAYAKAKDPTQDFYATQKKTFEINPRHPVIKELLKRVTASEEDTTAASTAKLLFETATLRSGFSLQDQVGFADRIEAVLRQSLDVSQDAQVETEQHIEEAEPEPEAAEETTIEEEHSEL; from the exons ATGATGAAACTTATTATCAACTCTCTCTACAGAAATAAGGAGATTTTCCTCCGTGAGCTTATTTCTAATGCTTCCGATGCTCTCGACAAAATTCGTCTTCTTTCCCTCACCGATCCAGAGCAACTCCGTGAGACTGAAGAGATGTCTGTTAAAATCAAGGCTGATCGTGAAAACCGCCTTCTTCACATTACCGACACAGGAGTTGGTATGACTCGTCAAGATTTGATCAACAATTTGGGAACTATTGCACGCTCTGGAACTTCAGAATTCTTATCCAAACTTATGGACACTGCCACTTCTTCTGACCAGCAACAAGATCTTATTGGACAATTCGGAGTCGGATTCTACGCTGCCTTCCTTGTTGCCGACCGTGTTGTCGTAACCACCAAGAACAACGATGATGATCAGTACATTTGGGAATCTGATTCAGCTAGCTTCACCATCAGCAAAGACCCACGTGGAAACACATTGAAGCGCGGAACTCAGATTACATTGTACCTCAAGGAGGAGGCAGCAGATTTCTTGGAGCCAGATACCCTCAAGAACTTGGTGCACAAGTATTCCCAATTCATCAACTTTGACATTTTCCTCTGGCAATCCAAAACTGAAATGGTGGAAGAAGCAGTTGAAGAGGAACCAGCCACCACTGAAGACGGAGCTGTTGAAGAAGAGaaggaagaaaagaaaaccaaGAAGGTTGAGAAGACCACCTGGGATTGGGAGAAGGTCAACAACGTTAAACCTATTTGGATGCGCAAACCAAATCAGGTCGAAGAAGACGAATACAAGCAATTCTACAAGAGTATCACCAAGGATTCGGAAGAGCCACTGAGTCACGTGCATTTCAGTGCTGAAGGAGAAGTTTCCTTCAGATCTATCCTCTACGTTCCAAAGAAGTCTCCAAATGACATGTTCCAG AACTACGGAAAAGTTATCGAAAACATCAAATTGTACGTTCGTCGTGTCTTCATCACTGACGATTTTGCCGATATGCTTCCAAAGTATCTTTCCTTCATTCGCGGTATCGTTGATTCAGATGATCTCCCACTCAATGTCTCCCGTGAAAACCTCCAACAGCACAAACTTCTCAAGGTTATCAAGAAGAAACTTGTCCGTAAAGTGCTCGACATGCTCAAGAAACTCGACGGAGCCCAATTCGATGACTTCTGGAGCGAGTTCTCTACCAATATCAAGTTGGGAGTTATGGAGGATCCATCCAACCGTATGCGTCTTGCTAAACTTCTCCGCTTCCAGTCTTCTAATGATGCTGACAAAACAACTACTCTTGCCGCCTATGTCGAAAGAATGAAAGAAAAGCAAGACGCCATTTACTACATGGCTGGAACTTCCAGAAAGGAAGTTGAAACTTCTCCATTCGTAGAGAGACTCATCGCTAAGGGATACGAAGTTTTGTTCCTCACCGAAGCTGTTGATGAGTACTGTATTCAAGCTATGCCAGAATATGAATCAAAGAAGTTCCAAAATGTGGCTAAG GAAGGAGTTACCATCGATGATGGAGAGAAGGCCAAGGAAGCCCACAAGGGTCTTGAAGAGGAGTTCAAGCCACTTACTGACTGGCTCAAGGAAACTGCACTCAAGGATCTGATCGAGAAAGCAGTTGTTTCTCAACGTCTTGTCAAATCACCATCTGCCCTTGTTGCCTCTTCCTACGGATGGTCTGGAAACATGGAGCGCATTATGAAGTCGCAAGCTTATGCTAAGGCAAAGGATCCAACTCAAGACTTCTATGCTACTCAGAAAAAGACATTCGAGATTAACCCACGCCATCCAGTTATCAAGGAGCTTCTCAAGAGAGTCACTGCTTCTGAAGAAGATACCACCGCTGCTTCTACTGCCAAGCTTCTCTTCGAAACTGCCACTCTTCGTTCTGGATTCTCACTTCAAGATCAAGTTGGTTTTGCTGATAGAATCGAAGCTGTCCTTCGCCAATCGCTCGATGTTTCCCAAGATGCTCAAGTTGAAACCGAACAGCATATTGAAGAGGCTGAACCAGAGCCAGAAGCCGCTGAAGAAACAACGATTGAGGAGGAGCACTCTGAGCTCTAA
- the spo-11 gene encoding Meiotic recombination protein spo-11 (Confirmed by transcript evidence) produces MYEYSFNPNIDHEPGSVESQQSTIYSDSDDSDDSFLDDEVIPPKEQAMRKIEFALADIKRQMDNKEKSLTLRISTSKSHFCLRYTAKRKGKLDRDLHCLHQVYDLLENDKRSTKRELYYEHKAVYGNQKYLDSSIKSICELLNESRANLNILSCGRGIIRGAITFLVENVGVIDARVQEVLITDALLFSNIISEADFILVVEKDTTFQKLMDENFQAMFPRGILATSKGYPDIATRNVLKMLSEKRKFPIYGLFDADPHGIEIYLTYKYGPTKEFAEGRGAFVPTIEWIGLFPTDFHRFTIDQSQCLPLVRTDFVKIEKMIPRSIQLGEIVVTRELDWMIQNKFKMELESINMCGQEYMARFLIAPRVMSIEKEIPIQPETIINEYHEDSQCSLSTDDDREAKDDDYIDSDAEEKFQNMIDNDSD; encoded by the exons ATGTATGAATATTCTTTCAACCCAAATATCGATCATGAGCCCGGATCT gtaGAATCTCAACAATCCACTATTTATTCGGATTCTGATGATTCTGATGACAGTTTTCTTGACGATGAAGTAATACCACCGAAGGAACAAGctatgagaaaaattgaattcgcTCTTGCAGATATTAAAAGGCAAATGGATAACAAAGAGAAATCGTTGACTTTGAGAAT atcgacTAGTAAATCACATTTTTGCCTTCGTTATACAGCAAAGAGGAAAGGAAAATTGGATAGAGATTTGCACTGTCTTCACCAAGTTTATGATTTGCTCGAAAATGACAAAAGATCAACGAAAAGAGAATTGTATTATGAACATAAAGCAGTTTATGGAAACCAGAAATATTTAGACagttcaataaaatcaatttgtgAGCTTTTGAATGAAAGTCGGGCTAATTTAAACATT ctcTCTTGTGGACGCGGGATAATTCGTGGAGCAATTACTTTTTTAGTTGAGAATGTTGGTGTAATTGATGCGAGAGTTCAAGAAGTTTTGATCACAG ATGCACTGTTATTTTCGAATATAATATCAGAAGCCGATTTCATACTTGTTGTTGAGAAAGacacaacttttcaaaaattaatggatgaaaattttcaagcaatGTTTCCACGTGGGATTCTAGCAACTTCGAAAGGATATCCGGATATTGCAACTcgaaatgttctgaaaatgttgagtgaaaaaagaaaatttccaatatacGGACTGTTTGACGCTGATCCGCAtg GTATTGAAATCTACTTGACTTACAAATATGGACCTACGAAAGAATTTGCCGAAGGCCGAGGAGCCTTTGTTCCAACGATTGAATGGATCGG TCTTTTCCCAACTGATTTTCATCGTTTCACCATCGATCAATCACAATGTCTTCCATTGGTTCGAActgattttgtgaaaattgagaagatgATTCCTCGATCGATTCAACTCGGAGAAATAGTGGTGACACGAGAATTAGACTGGATGATtcagaataaatttaaaatggaaCTTGAATCAATAAATATGTGCGGACAGGAGTATATGGCTCGATTCTTGATTGCTCCGAGAGTCATGTcgatagaaaaagaaattccGATTCAACCAGAGACGATTATAAACGAGTACCACGAAGATTCACAATGTTCGCTGTCGACAGATGATGATCGGGAAGCAAAAGACGATGACTATATAGATTCGGATGCTGAAGAAAAGTTCCAGAATATGATAGATAATGATAgtgattga
- the spo-11 gene encoding DNA topoisomerase (ATP-hydrolyzing) (Confirmed by transcript evidence), whose protein sequence is MRKIEFALADIKRQMDNKEKSLTLRISTSKSHFCLRYTAKRKGKLDRDLHCLHQVYDLLENDKRSTKRELYYEHKAVYGNQKYLDSSIKSICELLNESRANLNILSCGRGIIRGAITFLVENVGVIDARVQEVLITDALLFSNIISEADFILVVEKDTTFQKLMDENFQAMFPRGILATSKGYPDIATRNVLKMLSEKRKFPIYGLFDADPHGIEIYLTYKYGPTKEFAEGRGAFVPTIEWIGLFPTDFHRFTIDQSQCLPLVRTDFVKIEKMIPRSIQLGEIVVTRELDWMIQNKFKMELESINMCGQEYMARFLIAPRVMSIEKEIPIQPETIINEYHEDSQCSLSTDDDREAKDDDYIDSDAEEKFQNMIDNDSD, encoded by the exons atgagaaaaattgaattcgcTCTTGCAGATATTAAAAGGCAAATGGATAACAAAGAGAAATCGTTGACTTTGAGAAT atcgacTAGTAAATCACATTTTTGCCTTCGTTATACAGCAAAGAGGAAAGGAAAATTGGATAGAGATTTGCACTGTCTTCACCAAGTTTATGATTTGCTCGAAAATGACAAAAGATCAACGAAAAGAGAATTGTATTATGAACATAAAGCAGTTTATGGAAACCAGAAATATTTAGACagttcaataaaatcaatttgtgAGCTTTTGAATGAAAGTCGGGCTAATTTAAACATT ctcTCTTGTGGACGCGGGATAATTCGTGGAGCAATTACTTTTTTAGTTGAGAATGTTGGTGTAATTGATGCGAGAGTTCAAGAAGTTTTGATCACAG ATGCACTGTTATTTTCGAATATAATATCAGAAGCCGATTTCATACTTGTTGTTGAGAAAGacacaacttttcaaaaattaatggatgaaaattttcaagcaatGTTTCCACGTGGGATTCTAGCAACTTCGAAAGGATATCCGGATATTGCAACTcgaaatgttctgaaaatgttgagtgaaaaaagaaaatttccaatatacGGACTGTTTGACGCTGATCCGCAtg GTATTGAAATCTACTTGACTTACAAATATGGACCTACGAAAGAATTTGCCGAAGGCCGAGGAGCCTTTGTTCCAACGATTGAATGGATCGG TCTTTTCCCAACTGATTTTCATCGTTTCACCATCGATCAATCACAATGTCTTCCATTGGTTCGAActgattttgtgaaaattgagaagatgATTCCTCGATCGATTCAACTCGGAGAAATAGTGGTGACACGAGAATTAGACTGGATGATtcagaataaatttaaaatggaaCTTGAATCAATAAATATGTGCGGACAGGAGTATATGGCTCGATTCTTGATTGCTCCGAGAGTCATGTcgatagaaaaagaaattccGATTCAACCAGAGACGATTATAAACGAGTACCACGAAGATTCACAATGTTCGCTGTCGACAGATGATGATCGGGAAGCAAAAGACGATGACTATATAGATTCGGATGCTGAAGAAAAGTTCCAGAATATGATAGATAATGATAgtgattga